The following nucleotide sequence is from Geotrypetes seraphini chromosome 10, aGeoSer1.1, whole genome shotgun sequence.
AAAGCAGAAAGAATGCCATGTTGAAAAAAACCCTTCACTGAATATCATTAGTGGAAACTCAAGGCTCACTTCCTCGGAAAATGGCCTGGAACTCAATTCCATTTCTTCTTTTCAGGCTCTAGTCTAGATCATCATTGGTGTCCTGTTCCAGCCCCTCACTTCCAGTTAACCTTCAGAGAAGAGTAGTCACTATACTCCTTATTCCAGCCCATTGTTTCCAGTACATTCTGCCCTGGGCCCACCTGCTGCCTCCTTAGGCTGCACAGGTCCACTTCCTTTCAGTGTACAAATTAAACACTGGTAAATCCTATTCGTTCTGGATCTACAACAGGTCACTTACAGTCAAATTTCCATTTGCTGTACTTCCTGCATTAGACAatgtctcccttcctttctttccaGCTTCTGTATTACATATGGAACACCCGTTTTAGGAACAGCAATGGAGAAGAGGTGTTTTTCGATGCTGGTGGAAGTGCACCTGGGCTTTACAATATCATCAACTGGCAGCCTACCTCTAAGGGCACCTTCAAGTTTGTGAAGGTCGGTGTCTATGACTCAACAGCCCCCAAAGGAAAGGATCTCATTGTAGATCAGAGCGCCATCTTATGGAATGGAGGGCAATTACAGGTTGGTCATGTTTTCAAGAAACATGTTTGAACTGTAGAAGAATTTATAAAGCTGCGATAGCTGAATGGAATATGAGGTTTGTGTCCATAAACATCCCCTGTGGGCTGCTGTAATTTAGCTCTCCTCAGTCTTTCAAAAAAGATGCTAATTCAgtatttctttattcagtttgatGCATCTTCCATAGATGTATTTACTAAATTGCATTCTAATTTGGACATAGTCTATAAATGGATGCTGTTgaataaacacgctcaagaaaagggtcgcaacatggcaaatgagatttaacgtggataaatgtaaggtgatgcatgtcggtaacagaaatctaatacacgaatacaggatgtccgttgcagtactcggagagaccccccccccaggaaagagacttgggagtactggtagacaagtcaatgaagccgtctgtgaaatgtgcggtggcggcaaaaagggcaaacagaatgctaggattgattaagaaggggatcacaaacagatcagaaatggttatcatgccgctgtacccggccatggtaagcccccacctggaataccaCGTCCAGCTTTGGTCGCCGACATGAAGgaagacatagtactacttgaaagggtctaaaatggttaagaggctggagaagttgccgtacagtgagagattagagaaactgggcctcttctcccttgataaGAGGAGACacaaaggggacatgatcgaaacattctagataatgaagggaatagacttagcagataaagacaggttgttcatcctctccaaggtagagagaatgagaaggcactctctaaagttaaaaggggatagattctgtacaaacgtaaagaagttcttcacccagagtgtggtagaaaactggaacgctcttccggaggctgttaaaggggtaaacaccctccagggattcaagacaaagttagacaagtcccTGCTGAGCcataacgtacgcaggtaaggctagactgagttagggcactggtctttgacctaagggccgccgcgggaccggactgctgggcacgatggacaactggtctgacccagcagcggcaattcttatggcaGACTGAAGTGATGGTGGTTAGTCGATGATCTGTTCTGACTAACTTCTTTTGTTGAGTTTCAAGGTGTTCGATTGTAGGTTTGTAAGAGAATTTGCTATCTTGGAGTTACTTTGGACTGTCTATCATTTTGTGAACAAGCTAtagttcctctttctcacatgcatcactttgcacttgctcacattaaatgtcatctgccattttgatgcccaatctACCAGTCTGACAAGGTCCTCttctgatttaacaactttgtgtcatcagcaattttaattatctcactagttattcccatctttatatcattgataaatattgcaaaaggtttgattatccccgcAAGATGTCCAAGCTGGCCCAAAGCCCACACAAAtctcacccaaaacacacctctagcACACCTCTTTATGAGTTAGATTTCCTCAAgacatttaaaatatttgtttcaaaaataggcacttggacgtttgctgagaaaaatgtccaaattccgGTTTAGACGggattttttttatgtttttatattttgaaaatgcccttaaTAGTGAGCTCACTTAAGACTGAATCCTCAAGTGAACAGCTAGAGTAGAAAAGTCATGCTGTTCTGTCcacatttttgtatttttctctgttttctgttctttctCTAGATCCCTCAGTCTATGTGCAGTGAACCTTGCTCTCCAGGATACAGGAAGATTGTTCAGGAAGGAAAACCTCTTTGCTGCTTCATGTGTGTCCTCTGTTCATTAGGAGAGATTTCTAACCAAACTGGTAAGTCCAACTTCTATCACAGATGGATttataaacatgatggcaggtaaaggccaaatggcccatccgcaataagcataatctcttcctctttctaagaaatcccatgtgcctaacccaggttttcttgaattcaggcacagtctgtctccactacctcttccgggaaactgtttcacacatctaccatcctttctgtaaaaaagtatttcctcataatactcctgagcctatcacctcttaacttcatcccatcctacctctcattccagagctttctttcaaatgaaagagattcggttcatgtgcatttacatcatgtaggtgtTTAAATatatctatcatatctcacctttcacgccatatctgttcctgaagtacttaggcaaTTCATTTGTACAATccttcccacaataactgatctccagagccgctattcactagttttaacctgccagttctactcaatttgtagcatttttaatcattgtaaaccgcatagaacttcacggtcctgcgtaatataaaatgtttattattatcattattttctcaaagtatatagattgggatctttaagtctgtccccatatgccttatcacaaagaccacacaccattttagtagccttcctctggaccaactccatccttttgaaggtgcggcctccagaattgtacacaatatgctaaatgaggtcttatcagaatcttatacagaggcatcaatacctcctttttcctactggccctacctctccctatgcaccctagaatccttctagctttcaacaTCACCTTTTGAACCTGTGTGGCCTCTTTAAGATCATCATCACAtctaatcacacccaagtcctgttctgtcgtgcacttaagttcttcaccccctaaactgtaccgttcctttgggtttctgcagcccaaatgcatgactttgcatttcttagcattaagttttagctgccaaatttcagaccattcttcaagcttcgccagatctttcttcatgttattcacaacatcctgagtgtctactctattgcagattttggtatcatccgcaaagaggcaaatcttacctgacagtccttcagcaatatctcttataaaaatgttaaaaagaacaggccaaagaacagaaccttgagcacaccactggtaacatccctttcctcagcgcaatctccattgatcactaccctctgtcaccttccactcaactagttctagACCccgcccgtcactttgggacccatcctgagggcactcagtttgtctgtgtggaacactgccaaaggctttgctaaaatctaaatacaccacttcTAGTGCaccccctctatccaattctctggtcacccagtcaaagaaaatgatcagatttgtctgacaagacctacctctagtgaattcatgttgcgtctggtcctataatccaccggattccagaaatttcaccattctctgttttaaaagcatttccattaatttgcctaCAAcataagtcagacttaccagcctgtaattccctacttcttccgaccttacttctacttttgtggagagggcccACATCCACCTTTCTtgagtcctccagtaccactcccgactctagagactcattgaataggtcagtcagcagagccaccagaacttccctcagttccttcagcaccctcggatgtacaccatccggccctattgctttatctacctttattttagctagctcctcacaaacacaaccctgtgaaaatcaatcagggtctaccactcctccatccctattcatgtttgtcttctgcagtcctgctcccagcgcttcagccatgagcacagaacagaaatatttgttaagcaattcagctttttcttcatcagcttctacatatttctccccgtCATCTTTGGGACTAAGAATgccactaatatatctaaaaaatgtcctgtctccccaagaagaggagtatagaaaggactactgggtgaaactgaaagaagccaagagaaagatatttctggcgaaagcgcaggcggaagagcatatggctaaaaatataaaaaagggagacaaaaattttttcagatatattagtgaaaggaggaagatgaaaaatcgaattgctaaactaaaagatgctaagaaaagatatgtggagaatgatgaggaaaaagcaaacatgctaaacaaatacttctgttctgtgttcacgtaaaaaaatcctggagaaggaccgagactgtctggcaaagttacgcatgaaaatggagtagattctgcaccattcatggaggaaagtgtttatgagcaacttgaaaaaatgaaggtggacaaagtgatgggaccggacgggatccatcccaggatactgagggagttcagagaggttctggcgggtcctattaaagacttgttcaacaaaagTAGTCACAGAGATAAAGCGGGAAActtcactttggttgttggaaaaataatggaagtgttgctgaaagaaaggatagtgaacttcctagaatctaatgggttacaggatccgaggcaacattaCTTTAATataggtaaatcgtgccaaatgaacctgattgaattttttgattaggtgaccagagaactggattgaggacatatgctagatgtcatttacttagatttcagcaaagcctttgacacggttcctcataggaggctgttgaacaaacttgaagggctgaagttaggacccaaagtggtgaactggattagaaactggttgttggacagatgccagagggtggtggttaatggaagttacttggggaaggaaaggtgagtagtagagaacttcagggttcagtgctggggctgatcctgttcaatatatgctgggaggtgagaggccgATATGCACagaggggaagagggaccttggggtaatagtgtccgaagatctaaaagtgaaaaaacagtgtggcaAGGCGGTGACTGCCGGcataaggatgctgggctgtataaagagaggagtaacccgtagaagaaagaaggtatttatgcccctgtacaggtcattggtgaggtcccacttggagtattgtgttcagttttggagaccgtatctggcgtaGGGTGAAAGAAGACTTgtagcggtccagaggaaggcaacgaaaatgataggaggtttgcaccaaaaaacgtatgaggagagattggaagccctgaatatgtataccctagaggaaaggagggacagggaagatatgattcagacgttcaagtacttgaaaggtattaaagtagaacaaaatcttttcaagagaaaggaaaatggtaaaaccagagggcataatttgaggctgaggggtaggagattcaagagcaatgtaaggaaattcttctgtaCAGAATGCggtcctgagagaggtggtggagaggaaaatggtgatggaattcaaaaaatcgATGAACACAgtgaatctagaatcagaaaataatagtgtctgtatatggccgcttagttgaggatgggccgggaagggctTCACTGGCTGGAAtggtgtaaatgggctggagtgagttttgacagagacttcagtagttggaacctaagcacagtaccgggcaaagctttggctaagaagaagaaaaaaaaaattaaattgaatcaggttgggcagactggataggccattcagatctttatctgacgtcatctactatgttactattttaccatgtcagctattttttcttccatttgcatctttgctatCCTGaatacatgaccagcctctcttaacttttccagatatttttgcctgtcttccactTTCTGTGATTTGAGAGAGCAAAAAGTGAGGCGTCATAAACCCATATTAATTAATTGCATAATAATGCTTTAAGATCATCCATATATATTCTGCACGAAATGTTCAACGTGTGACTTCTGCACAACTTTTCATAAAGAAAGTATGAGGGGCCCCTGAAAAATTCttagctatacacttagtccagtgattttccactttttcgttctgtcggaaaaataagaaaccaaaagagTGGAAAATCGCTAGACTAAGTGTAAAGCCCTGGATGGAGACttcccccaactttgttggttgggatcAAACCTTTCAGTGGCCCCCCCTAGTAGGGTATGGGCACAAGGTCTACTAACGACTACATTAATGTCTAAGGCAGCCATCAGAATGAGTTCAATTTcctataggttttgaaaataaattaaaattaaaagaagaAAGTGGCAATCCCTATGGCACCCCTGAAAGAAACATGCATGGGGAGTAAATAGAAACACCTGACTGACCTCTAAGACAACTTCCTGAAGAAAAGGGGTTAATCCACTCCGACACTGTTCTCACTAGTCCCAGTTGAGCACATCTAGCCTCCAAACCTGTATGGTCAACCAAAGTACATCTGAATTTTAAAAAGGCTAGGAAAGGTTTCTGAAGACCAAGTCTCTAAATAACTATTACTGAGGCAAACTTGCTAGTCTCCGTCACTTACTTCTGGGAATGTGCAGACTTTCAAGCTGGTACTTTTATATGACCCGAATTGGCTATTCTTGGAGACAAAATTCATGAATCTTTGAGTCTAGTATGTATTTAATTTACTCTTCATTACTCACTGGGGTTATCATTTATTTATAATTAGCTAACGTCTTTCTAATTATCTATCCACAGACTCCACTGAGTGCTGGAAATGCCCTGAGAACTACTGGCCCGATGAGAGAAAGCAGAAATGCATTGAGAAATCAGTTGAGTTCCTATCCTATACAGAACCATTGGGAATCATACTAGCAGTAACATCTGTAGTCACAGCTGTGATCCCAGCAGTCATCCTGGTGATCTTCATCAAGTATCGGCATACTCACATCGTCAAAGCCAACAACTGGCAGCTCAGCTTTCTCCTACTGGTCTCCTTAGTTTTCTGTTGCCTCTGCTCACTCATCTTCATTGGCCATCCCAGGGATGTGACCTGCTTAGTCAGGCAAGTGGCATTTGGCATCATATTTGCTCTCTGTATCTCTTGCGTCTTGGCTAAAACCATCATGGTGGTCATCGCCTTCAAAGCCACCAAGCCTGACAGTAGTCTAAAGTACTGGGTAAGACCACAGCTAAGCAATGCCATTGTCATCACTTCCACATCCATTCAGGTCATCATCTGTATTCTTTGGCTATCCATATCACCTCCTttcttacataagaacaaaaACTTCCAGATCGGTTCAATAATTCTCGAATGCAATGAAGGCTCAGCCACAGCCTTTTGGTGCATGCTGGGATATATAGGGTTCCTGGCCAGTTTGAGTTTAGTTGTGGCTTTCCTGACCAGGAAACTGCCTGACAGCTTTAACGAGGCCAAGTTCATCACTTTCAGCATGCTTGTCTTTGTTAGCGTTTGGTTGTCCTTCATTCCAGCCTACCTGAGCACCCGCGGAAAACAAATGGTGGCTGTTGAGGTCTTTGCTATCCTGTCTTCCAGCACTGGATTAATGACCTGCATATTCCTGCCTAAGTGCCATATAATCTTATTCAGACCAGATATGAACACGAAGGAATACCTCTTGAGAAGAACAGTCGGCAGCAAGAAAGTGAAGTGAAATTTATCCATTTGAAAATTGTGACATTGCTGAGCTAAGGGGGGAGCTGCACAGAGAGTGGATATGCAGATTGTCTCACTGTAAGAAAAGGCAGACGAATTCTCAACATTTACACACTTTGGTGATGATAActattaaaattgataaataaagttGGGGTTAATAATGCAAACactctaaggcccggattctgtaaccgtcGACGTTGTCAACAGCCGCTTTAAAAGTGGCCACCGATCgtatgtcaatcacacaatggcaaAGGTAGGCCCCACCCTATTCTGACTAAGGCCCCACCCATTCTACCTCCAGCCCCATCTAGCACCGCCTTCAGCCCCACCCAATTTCGCCCCCTGCTCTAACCcctcaaagcctcctctcttcttccccgatgAACTCTGACCATGTCTGGAGGCcctggagcatgtgcggataTGTGTGATATCATCCgagcatgctcagagaccctccagatgcggctggagctcatcagggctttccaaaacctggataaactgctgggttttggaaaatccatctaggctcctggacagtcctctaaaaagaggacatttctgGGTTTTCCCTGATGTCTGGTAACCATAGCCTTGCAAAATCATGGCCTATGGCACCTAGTGCTAAAGCACCCTCCAGCAGGAAGGTGAGATTTGGAGGACTTGATGGGGACGGACAAGGGGAAAGATTCAGGGAAGGAGTAAGGGGGACATAGGTAACACTTCAATtccaatatctaatataataaaatgctaggccgcgcatgcgcactaaaaaaaacgtgttccctgatctgtcgggttttttttagtgcgcatgcgcgggttgtacgtcaccaaactcgacaacgcaagccatgtccgccgtcggcctcgagctcctgggggccggcggctcgagtcgcccagccggtgctgagtcccccccactcccacttcagctggcacggacggtttgagaatgagggagagaacaacgcagccagacggaccgcgggaagggaaagggggggagggtttcgagggagccggctggccgcataaattattttaatttgaaatctgccgccgtcgccgcggctcctctctcatcttccgacataatataagtgcagctcatgagaggagccgcggcggcggctttgaaaa
It contains:
- the LOC117368656 gene encoding extracellular calcium-sensing receptor-like, with the protein product MATLLGVYKFPQISYASSVATLSDKTRFPSFLRTMPSDDYQAFGLTRLVIRFGWTWVGIVTEDSEYGWHGTQILIKGLEEAGVCIEFLTALPTFLSKQKTDQIVKKIENSTARVIVIFATFRSLTPVMKGISRKNITGHTWIANDGWATYRKFSGEAFLRTCEGVLGFTGRTGYMQGFREHLSHLHPTKTPDDIFLRTFWETTFSCKWPTHSNQTGSDGANRGMIKFCAGNESLHELNISFLDMSSLITGYNTYNALYSIMYALRNLSLCQPGQGPFKNGSCARIQDFEPWQLLYYIWNTRFRNSNGEEVFFDAGGSAPGLYNIINWQPTSKGTFKFVKVGVYDSTAPKGKDLIVDQSAILWNGGQLQIPQSMCSEPCSPGYRKIVQEGKPLCCFMCVLCSLGEISNQTDSTECWKCPENYWPDERKQKCIEKSVEFLSYTEPLGIILAVTSVVTAVIPAVILVIFIKYRHTHIVKANNWQLSFLLLVSLVFCCLCSLIFIGHPRDVTCLVRQVAFGIIFALCISCVLAKTIMVVIAFKATKPDSSLKYWVRPQLSNAIVITSTSIQVIICILWLSISPPFLHKNKNFQIGSIILECNEGSATAFWCMLGYIGFLASLSLVVAFLTRKLPDSFNEAKFITFSMLVFVSVWLSFIPAYLSTRGKQMVAVEVFAILSSSTGLMTCIFLPKCHIILFRPDMNTKEYLLRRTVGSKKVK